One Argiope bruennichi chromosome 5, qqArgBrue1.1, whole genome shotgun sequence DNA segment encodes these proteins:
- the LOC129968708 gene encoding protein lin-7 homolog C: protein MASVADPLTLERDVKRAIELLEKLQKSGELPNQKLAALQKVLQSDFCTAVREVYEHVYETVDISGSPDIRASATAKATVAAFAASEGHAHPRVVELPKTDEGLGFNVMGGREQNSPIYISRIIPGGVADRHGGLKRGDQLLSVNGVSVEGENHEKAVELLKAAQGTVKLVVRYTPKVLEEMELRFDKQRALRRRQNH from the coding sequence ATGGCATCTGTCGCTGATCCATTAACTCTCGAAAGGGATGTTAAACGTGCCATAGAACTCTTGGAAAAGTTACAAAAAAGTGGTGAGTTGCCTAATCAAAAGTTAGCTGCTCTGCAAAAAGTTCTCCAGAGTGATTTTTGTACTGCTGTCAGAGAAGTGTATGAACATGTTTATGAAACAGTTGATATATCTGGTAGCCCTGATATTAGAGCTAGTGCAACAGCTAAAGCTACAGTTGCTGCATTTGCAGCCAGTGAAGGCCACGCCCATCCAAGAGTTGTTGAACTTCCAAAAACAGACGAAGGTCTTGGTTTTAACGTGATGGGAGGACGTGAACAAAATTCACCTATATATATCTCGAGAATCATTCCTGGAGGTGTTGCTGATCGCCATGGTGGATTGAAGAGAGGAGATCAATTATTGTCTGTCAATGGAGTAAGTGTGGAAGGTGAAAATCATGAAAAGGCTGTAGAATTATTAAAAGCAGCACAGGGGACTGTGAAATTAGTTGTACGCTACACACCTAAAGTATTAGAAGAAATGGAACTTAGATTTGATAAACAGAGAGCCCTGCGTAGACGCCAAAATCATTga